The Eleutherodactylus coqui strain aEleCoq1 chromosome 6, aEleCoq1.hap1, whole genome shotgun sequence genome window below encodes:
- the LOC136633607 gene encoding free fatty acid receptor 2-like: MFLRNLSLAIYVMTMFLGLPSNLLVFYIFFKQARSKLTPNLIYMINLCVSDLLFIMFLPVKIMETFLHSWTLPEFLCPLFNFIHFSTIYASVCFLSAVSVGRYLSVAFPIKYKIYKKPIYSFAICIFLWTIVFIHVAFVFVLETSQNRILETFLINIDGKMVCYDNFTETQLELIIPARLELSIVLFFFPLSITIFCYMRCIQILKRSCMHVKHKKRAIRVAVTTLTVFIVCFAPYNISHIVGFVEKTNVSWRSAALLPSTCNAFLDPLIFYFMSSSADQGFYQAWKSLQQKYSISKRKVSSVFSKEHPDQSKTRTIKTISETV, encoded by the coding sequence ATGTTCCTGAGAAATCTATCACTGGCGATTTATGTGATGACCATGTTTCTAGGCTTGCCATCCAACCTActagttttttacattttcttcaaGCAAGCCCGAAGTAAGTTGACCCCAAATCTTATCTATATGATTAACCTATGTGTCTCTGACCTTCTGTTCATCATGTTCTTACCAGTAAAAATAATGGAGACTTTTCTTCATAGCTGGACACTTCCCGAATTTCTGTGTCCTCTGTTTAACTTCATACACTTCAGCACCATATATGCAAGTGTTTGCTTCCTTAGTGCTGTGAGTGTTGGACGATACTTGAGTGTTGCTTTTCCTATCAAGTAcaaaatttacaagaagcccataTACTCTTTCGCCATTTGTATATTTCTCTGGACAATTGTATTTATCCATGTGGCTTTTGTGTTTGTCTTGGAGACTTCTCAAAATCGCATTCTTGAAACATTCCTTATTAACATTGATGGCAAGATGGTTTGCTAtgataattttacagaaacacagTTGGAATTGATAATACCAGCAAGACTGGAACTTTCCATTGTCTTATTCTTCTTTCCTTTGTCGATCACTATTTTTTGCTACATGCGTTGTATCCAGATCCTAAAGAGATCTTGCATGCATGTCAAGCATAAGAAGAGAGCCATACGAGTTGCAGTTACCACTTTGACAGTCTTCATTGTCTGTTTTGCTCCTTACAATATCTCTCACATTGTTGGGTTTGTAGAAAAGACTAATGTGTCATGGCGATCAGCAGCTCTCCTGCCAAGCACATGCAATGCCTTTCTGGATCCTCTCATCTTCTACTTTATGTCTTCTTCCGCGGATCAGGGCTTTTACCAAGCCTGGAAGTCATTGCAGCAAAAATACAGCATATCCAAAAGGAAAGTCTCCTCGGTGTTCTCGAAGGAGCATCCAGACCAGTCAAAAACAAGGACtataaaaacaatatcagaaacaGTATAA